CCGTGTTGTCCGCCAGTCCTCGATAGAGTGTTTCCACCAGATCGGCGGCGATCAGGTACTTCACCCGGTGGCCGGCCAGCACCGCGGCCCGCCCAGCGGCCAGGAGTAGGTGGGACTTCCCGGTGCCCGCGGGACCGATCAGACACAAGTTCTCGCGGGCCTGCATCCACTCCAGGGAGGCCACGTAATTCACCGTGGCTTCAGGCACCGACGAGGTGGCGATCTGGAAGGTGTCGAAGGTCTTCTCGACCGGGAAGCTGGCGGCCTTCAGCCGGGCCCGCTGGTTTGACGCGTCGCGGCCAGCAACCTCCGTAGAGAGGAGTGTGCGCAGGACCTGCTCCGGCGACCAGCGCTGGGTGGTGGCCGTCTGCAGGATGTCTGCGGCCACCGGACGAAAATGGGCTAGCCGCAGCCGCTTGAGCCCGACAAGGAGGTCGGCAGGAAGAGGAGGAGCCGTACTGGTCATCGAACTGCTCCCAGGACGCCAAGCGCATAGGCGGTAAGGGGCCGTTCCGGGACCACCGGAAGATCGAGTACGAGCTGGGTCCCGGCCCGGGTGGGCATCGGCACCCCGTGGCCGGCCGCCAGAATGCCCCGGATATCGGCGGCCTTGAACCGACGGAAGCGGACTGCGCGCTCCAGGGCCTGGATCAGGGCACCCCTCCCCCAGGCAGCCTCGAGCTCCACAATCTGGCCCAGCTCCGCTTCCAGGCGTAGGGTGCCGGCCGCGGCAGCGGCGCGCAGGAAGGCTTCCGCGGGTGCGCCCAGACTCAGGAACGCGATTTCGGTCGCGGTCCTGGGCCGCACGCCGCGCGCGGGGCGGCGCATGCGATCGGCATAGGGGCCGAGCGCGACTTCACCGGGTGCCACCAGGTCGTGGCGAATGATCTCTCTGCGCTGCTGGCTGATGATCACTTTGCCCTCGTCGGCGTAGATATCGACGACCGTGCCCACGAGCTCTTTCGGGAGGGCGTAGCGGGCGGAGCCAAATCGCACCATGCCGGTCCGATCCACCTTCCTGGGCTCACCGGTCCGGAGCGGCGGGCGCAGCGAAGGCAGGGGGCGAAGCAGCGGTCGTTCGATGGTGAGCCGCTCGGCCGGGACGGCCGCGATCTCACTCTGGATTTGGCCGTTGACCTCGGCGCACCAGGCGCGGGCGGCGGCATTGGCTGCTCCGAGGTCCGCAAATCCGCCCTCGGTTAGAGCCGGTGCCAGGAGGTCCCGTTGGGCATAGCCAACCAGGGCCTCGACGACCCCTTTCGATTCGGGATC
This Chloroflexota bacterium DNA region includes the following protein-coding sequences:
- the istB gene encoding IS21-like element helper ATPase IstB; translated protein: MTSTAPPLPADLLVGLKRLRLAHFRPVAADILQTATTQRWSPEQVLRTLLSTEVAGRDASNQRARLKAASFPVEKTFDTFQIATSSVPEATVNYVASLEWMQARENLCLIGPAGTGKSHLLLAAGRAAVLAGHRVKYLIAADLVETLYRGLADNTVGKVIDGLLRNDAILVDELGFAPLDEVGTQLLFRFVAAAYERRSLGLASHWPFDQWGRFLPQQSTAASLLDRLLHHAVIVVTDGESFRMKEARSRSGFRVTPERKGVRPTA
- the istA gene encoding IS21 family transposase — protein: MKSARDEMDIVNAYQTVGTYRGAAALCGTTHKTVKRVIERRERGQLGRRPAGQTKAAGVAGLIEERVRISDGRISAKRLLPVARAAGYTGSLRVLQRAVKRAKEEWKRTRRSYRPWVPIPGEHLVVDWATDHGWEIFCAILAWSRYRFVRFGPDQTRATTLALLAECFEELGGVPAVVLSDRMGCLKAGVVANVVVPHPDSVRFAAHYGFRPDFCEAADPESKGVVEALVGYAQRDLLAPALTEGGFADLGAANAAARAWCAEVNGQIQSEIAAVPAERLTIERPLLRPLPSLRPPLRTGEPRKVDRTGMVRFGSARYALPKELVGTVVDIYADEGKVIISQQRREIIRHDLVAPGEVALGPYADRMRRPARGVRPRTATEIAFLSLGAPAEAFLRAAAAAGTLRLEAELGQIVELEAAWGRGALIQALERAVRFRRFKAADIRGILAAGHGVPMPTRAGTQLVLDLPVVPERPLTAYALGVLGAVR